One Coregonus clupeaformis isolate EN_2021a chromosome 21, ASM2061545v1, whole genome shotgun sequence DNA window includes the following coding sequences:
- the LOC121535045 gene encoding nuclear receptor subfamily 2 group F member 6-like isoform X1: MAMVSGGWGDPNGGTNGLGEKGYLRGEEEDGSPQAGGSDMEAGDEDKACVVDCVVCGDKSSGKHYGVFTCEGCKSFFKRSIRRNLNYTCRSNRECQIDQHHRNQCQYCRLEKCFRVGMRKEAVQRGRIPPSHSGLSPTGTPVGGGSGIGGADFYNNNGGQPVSELISQLLRAEPYPSSRYGHQYNQQGQATGAGGAVMGIDNICELAARLLFSTIEWARNIPYFPELPVSEQVALLRLSWSELFILNAAQSALPLHMAPLLAAAGFHSSPMSAERVVSFMDQVRVFQNQVEKLSRLQVDSAEYSCLKAIALFSPDACGLTDPAHVESLQEKAQVALTEYERMQYPGQPQRFGRLLLRLPALRAVPANLISQLFFMRLVGKTPIETLIRDMQLSGSSISWPYVPGQ, translated from the exons ATGGCCATGGTGAGTGGGGGCTGGGGAGATCCCAATGGGGGCACTAATGGGCTGGGGGAGAAGGGCTatctgaggggagaggaggaggacggttCGCCCCAGGCAGGGGGCAGCGACATGGAGGCCGGGGACGAGGACAAGGCATGTGTGGTGGACTGTGTGGTGTGTGGGGACAAGTCCAGTGGGAAGCACTACGGTGTGTTCACCTGCGAGGGCTGCAAGAGCTTCTTCAAGAGGAGCATCCGCCGCAACCTCAACTATACCTGCAG GTCGAATCGAGAGTGCCAGATTGACCAACATCACCGTAACCAGTGCCAGTACTGTCGCCTGGAGAAGTGCTTTCGAGTAGGAATGCGCAAAGAAG CAGTTCAGCGCGGACGTATCCCCCCATCACACTCCGGCCTCAGCCCCACGGGCACCCCAGTAGGTGGCGGTAGTGGCATAGGAGGGGCCGATTTCTACAACAACAATGGTGGGCAGCCTGTGTCAGAGCTCATCTCCCAGCTGCTGCGTGCCGAGCCCTACCCCAGCAGCCGCTACGGCCACCAGTACAACCAACAGGGCCAGGCCACCGGCGCGGGAGGGGCCGTCATGGGCATTGACAACATCTGCGAGCTGGCAGCTAGGCTGCTCTTCAGCACCATTGAGTGGGCCAGGAACATCCCCTACTTCCCAGAGCTGCCTGTGTCAGAGCAGGTGGCTCTCCTCAGGTTGAGCTGGAGCGAGTTGTTCATCCTGAACGCAGCCCAGTCCGCCCTGCCCCTCCACATGGCCCCACTGCTGGCCGCGGCGGGCTTCCATTCCTCGCCCATGTCGGCCGAGCGGGTGGTGTCCTTCATGGACCAGGTGAGGGTGTTCCAGAACCAGGTGGAAAAGCTGAGCCGGCTCCAGGTGGACTCTGCCGAGTACAGCTGCCTTAAGGCCATCGCCCTCTTCTCGCCAG ATGCCTGTGGCCTGACAGACCCGGCCCACGTGGAGTCTCTGCAGGAGAAGGCCCAGGTGGCTCTGACAGAGTACGAGCGGATGCAGTACCCCGGTCAGCCCCAGCGCTTCGGCCGCCTGCTCCTCCGCCTGCCCGCCCTCCGCGCGGTGCCCGCCAACCTCATCTCCCAGCTCTTCTTCATGCGTCTGGTGGGCAAGACGCCCATCGAGACGCTCATCCGTGACATGCAGCTCTCCGGAAGCTCCATCAGCTGGCCTTACGTCCCTGGACAGTAA
- the LOC121535045 gene encoding nuclear receptor subfamily 2 group F member 6-like isoform X2, translating to MAMVSGGWGDPNGGTNGLGEKGYLRGEEEDGSPQAGGSDMEAGDEDKACVVDCVVCGDKSSGKHYGVFTCEGCKSFFKRSIRRNLNYTCRSNRECQIDQHHRNQCQYCRLEKCFRVGMRKEVQRGRIPPSHSGLSPTGTPVGGGSGIGGADFYNNNGGQPVSELISQLLRAEPYPSSRYGHQYNQQGQATGAGGAVMGIDNICELAARLLFSTIEWARNIPYFPELPVSEQVALLRLSWSELFILNAAQSALPLHMAPLLAAAGFHSSPMSAERVVSFMDQVRVFQNQVEKLSRLQVDSAEYSCLKAIALFSPDACGLTDPAHVESLQEKAQVALTEYERMQYPGQPQRFGRLLLRLPALRAVPANLISQLFFMRLVGKTPIETLIRDMQLSGSSISWPYVPGQ from the exons ATGGCCATGGTGAGTGGGGGCTGGGGAGATCCCAATGGGGGCACTAATGGGCTGGGGGAGAAGGGCTatctgaggggagaggaggaggacggttCGCCCCAGGCAGGGGGCAGCGACATGGAGGCCGGGGACGAGGACAAGGCATGTGTGGTGGACTGTGTGGTGTGTGGGGACAAGTCCAGTGGGAAGCACTACGGTGTGTTCACCTGCGAGGGCTGCAAGAGCTTCTTCAAGAGGAGCATCCGCCGCAACCTCAACTATACCTGCAG GTCGAATCGAGAGTGCCAGATTGACCAACATCACCGTAACCAGTGCCAGTACTGTCGCCTGGAGAAGTGCTTTCGAGTAGGAATGCGCAAAGAAG TTCAGCGCGGACGTATCCCCCCATCACACTCCGGCCTCAGCCCCACGGGCACCCCAGTAGGTGGCGGTAGTGGCATAGGAGGGGCCGATTTCTACAACAACAATGGTGGGCAGCCTGTGTCAGAGCTCATCTCCCAGCTGCTGCGTGCCGAGCCCTACCCCAGCAGCCGCTACGGCCACCAGTACAACCAACAGGGCCAGGCCACCGGCGCGGGAGGGGCCGTCATGGGCATTGACAACATCTGCGAGCTGGCAGCTAGGCTGCTCTTCAGCACCATTGAGTGGGCCAGGAACATCCCCTACTTCCCAGAGCTGCCTGTGTCAGAGCAGGTGGCTCTCCTCAGGTTGAGCTGGAGCGAGTTGTTCATCCTGAACGCAGCCCAGTCCGCCCTGCCCCTCCACATGGCCCCACTGCTGGCCGCGGCGGGCTTCCATTCCTCGCCCATGTCGGCCGAGCGGGTGGTGTCCTTCATGGACCAGGTGAGGGTGTTCCAGAACCAGGTGGAAAAGCTGAGCCGGCTCCAGGTGGACTCTGCCGAGTACAGCTGCCTTAAGGCCATCGCCCTCTTCTCGCCAG ATGCCTGTGGCCTGACAGACCCGGCCCACGTGGAGTCTCTGCAGGAGAAGGCCCAGGTGGCTCTGACAGAGTACGAGCGGATGCAGTACCCCGGTCAGCCCCAGCGCTTCGGCCGCCTGCTCCTCCGCCTGCCCGCCCTCCGCGCGGTGCCCGCCAACCTCATCTCCCAGCTCTTCTTCATGCGTCTGGTGGGCAAGACGCCCATCGAGACGCTCATCCGTGACATGCAGCTCTCCGGAAGCTCCATCAGCTGGCCTTACGTCCCTGGACAGTAA